Proteins encoded together in one Juglans regia cultivar Chandler chromosome 9, Walnut 2.0, whole genome shotgun sequence window:
- the LOC109002572 gene encoding E3 ubiquitin-protein ligase BOI-like isoform X1, which translates to MAVQAQYPSNVLLLNRNGKEGHDYSLQTQPGGFLDQSHMLLINNGVGANNNPRKRAREVAQSTGVSSSPHINPMFSLQSQPSQLIDVSQLHNNNNNIQQPNVVSTGLRLSFGEQRQQQQHQRQQLQQQQQNVCHSSSPFLSLIAEDVAAQIKQQIDEIEQFLQAQGEQLRRTLAEKRQRHYRTLLAAAEGSVARRLLEKETEVEKATRRNNELEARAAQLSVEAQVWQAKAQAQEVTAATLQAQLQKAIVSGGGGGASPARDSRRMEDSLGCAVGGTEGNYVEDAGSAYIDPDRVVVSGPRCKACRKRVASVVLLPCRHMCICTECDQVAQACPLCLTLRSSSIEVYLS; encoded by the exons ATGGCCGTCCAGGCTCAATACCCTTCTAATGTTCTCCTCCTAAACAg AAACGGAAAAGAGGGACATGATTATTCATTACAGACACAACCAGGAGGGTTTCTTGATCAATCCCACATGTTACTCATCAACAATGGAG TGGGGGCTAATAATAATCCGCGCAAGAGAGCAAGAGAAGTTGCACAAAGTACTGGGGTCTCCTCATCACCTCATATCAATCCAATGTTCTCTTTGCAATCTCAACCTTCTCAGCTTATAGACGTCTCTCAGCtccacaacaacaacaacaacatccaACAGCCAAATGTCGTCTCCACCGGACTCCGTTTATCCTTTGGAGAACAAAGACAGCAACAACAACACCAGCGACAACAATTACAACAACAGCAACAAAACGTTTGCCACTCATCATCTCCTTTCTTATCTCTAATAGCAGAAGACGTTGCAGCCCAAATCAAACAACAGATAGACGAAATCGAGCAATTCCTTCAAGCCCAg GGAGAGCAACTGCGGCGCACATTAGCAGAGAAGAGGCAGAGGCATTATCGTACGCTGCTGGCCGCAGCGGAGGGCTCGGTAGCCCGGAGGCTACTGGAGAAGGAGACGGAGGTGGAAAAGGCCACACGTAGGAACAACGAGCTGGAGGCACGCGCGGCGCAACTTAGCGTGGAGGCGCAGGTTTGGCAGGCCAAGGCCCAGGCCCAGGAGGTCACGGCCGCGACTCTCCAGGCACAGCTCCAGAAGGCCATAGTAAGCGGCGGAGGAGGAGGTGCATCACCCGCACGGGATAGCAGGAGGATGGAGGACTCGCTGGGGTGCGCCGTGGGTGGCACAGAGGGCAATTACGTCGAAGACGCCGGGTCGGCGTACATCGACCCGGACCGTGTCGTCGTATCGGGACCGAGATGTAAAGCGTGTCGGAAACGTGTCGCCTCGGTAGTTCTGTTGCCGTGCCGGCATATGTGCATCTGTACAGAGTGTGACCAAGTGGCTCAAGCCTGCCCTCTTTGTCTCACCTTGAGAAGTTCCAGCATTGAAGTTTACCTTTCTTAA
- the LOC109002572 gene encoding E3 ubiquitin-protein ligase BOI-like isoform X2: protein MLLINNGVGANNNPRKRAREVAQSTGVSSSPHINPMFSLQSQPSQLIDVSQLHNNNNNIQQPNVVSTGLRLSFGEQRQQQQHQRQQLQQQQQNVCHSSSPFLSLIAEDVAAQIKQQIDEIEQFLQAQGEQLRRTLAEKRQRHYRTLLAAAEGSVARRLLEKETEVEKATRRNNELEARAAQLSVEAQVWQAKAQAQEVTAATLQAQLQKAIVSGGGGGASPARDSRRMEDSLGCAVGGTEGNYVEDAGSAYIDPDRVVVSGPRCKACRKRVASVVLLPCRHMCICTECDQVAQACPLCLTLRSSSIEVYLS, encoded by the exons ATGTTACTCATCAACAATGGAG TGGGGGCTAATAATAATCCGCGCAAGAGAGCAAGAGAAGTTGCACAAAGTACTGGGGTCTCCTCATCACCTCATATCAATCCAATGTTCTCTTTGCAATCTCAACCTTCTCAGCTTATAGACGTCTCTCAGCtccacaacaacaacaacaacatccaACAGCCAAATGTCGTCTCCACCGGACTCCGTTTATCCTTTGGAGAACAAAGACAGCAACAACAACACCAGCGACAACAATTACAACAACAGCAACAAAACGTTTGCCACTCATCATCTCCTTTCTTATCTCTAATAGCAGAAGACGTTGCAGCCCAAATCAAACAACAGATAGACGAAATCGAGCAATTCCTTCAAGCCCAg GGAGAGCAACTGCGGCGCACATTAGCAGAGAAGAGGCAGAGGCATTATCGTACGCTGCTGGCCGCAGCGGAGGGCTCGGTAGCCCGGAGGCTACTGGAGAAGGAGACGGAGGTGGAAAAGGCCACACGTAGGAACAACGAGCTGGAGGCACGCGCGGCGCAACTTAGCGTGGAGGCGCAGGTTTGGCAGGCCAAGGCCCAGGCCCAGGAGGTCACGGCCGCGACTCTCCAGGCACAGCTCCAGAAGGCCATAGTAAGCGGCGGAGGAGGAGGTGCATCACCCGCACGGGATAGCAGGAGGATGGAGGACTCGCTGGGGTGCGCCGTGGGTGGCACAGAGGGCAATTACGTCGAAGACGCCGGGTCGGCGTACATCGACCCGGACCGTGTCGTCGTATCGGGACCGAGATGTAAAGCGTGTCGGAAACGTGTCGCCTCGGTAGTTCTGTTGCCGTGCCGGCATATGTGCATCTGTACAGAGTGTGACCAAGTGGCTCAAGCCTGCCCTCTTTGTCTCACCTTGAGAAGTTCCAGCATTGAAGTTTACCTTTCTTAA